The Calditerrivibrio nitroreducens DSM 19672 genome window below encodes:
- a CDS encoding 50S ribosomal protein L11 methyltransferase, which produces MIEIRFERFSDGLLELLEEKGIMLIEDDFDKKIMYSIYCEEEDKDMIIDFIDSPMIKVVEETGWEDKWKEFLKPGNLTGRIKYVFDSKDFVKGKTILINPALAFGTGNHPTTQLAATLLEEVCCGKKVLDVGCGSGILSIAAKLSGASSVYGFDNDSTAIKNTKENLSLNNAEDIMIWAGGPESLKSSVRFDVVVANIISSVLIQFKDFFLGIHPHYLVFSGILKDEMDYFLKTFDNEMFLVDRYIEKDNWVGVRYRRRDD; this is translated from the coding sequence ATGATAGAGATAAGATTTGAGAGATTTTCGGATGGTCTTTTGGAACTGCTCGAAGAAAAAGGGATAATGCTGATAGAGGATGATTTTGACAAAAAGATTATGTACTCCATTTATTGTGAAGAAGAAGATAAAGATATGATCATAGATTTTATCGATTCTCCGATGATTAAGGTGGTGGAAGAAACTGGCTGGGAAGATAAATGGAAAGAGTTTTTAAAACCTGGTAATCTCACTGGACGTATAAAATATGTATTTGATTCAAAAGACTTTGTAAAGGGGAAGACGATACTCATAAACCCTGCACTGGCATTTGGTACCGGGAATCACCCCACGACGCAGCTTGCGGCTACGCTTCTTGAAGAGGTTTGTTGTGGTAAAAAGGTGCTCGACGTGGGATGCGGGAGCGGTATTTTATCAATTGCAGCAAAATTATCCGGGGCTTCTTCGGTGTATGGTTTTGATAATGATAGTACTGCAATAAAAAATACAAAAGAGAACTTAAGTTTAAACAATGCGGAAGATATTATGATATGGGCGGGTGGTCCAGAATCTCTTAAATCATCGGTAAGATTTGATGTGGTGGTGGCAAATATTATCAGTAGTGTGCTTATTCAATTTAAAGATTTTTTCTTAGGAATACATCCACATTATCTTGTTTTTTCTGGTATTTTGAAAGATGAAATGGATTATTTTTTAAAAACATTTGACAATGAAATGTTTTTAGTGGATAGATACATCGAAAAGGATAACTGGGTAGGTGTAAGGTACAGGAGAAGAGATGATTGA
- a CDS encoding RsmE family RNA methyltransferase — MIEKLKRFYIDKDLTDEIEIDEDMYHHIKNVLRTKIGDKFIFINDSEVGEYQFYFGMKRSGIFTLNNKKSHEILDYKLNVYLGILQREYFDTVMEKLGEIGVTNVIPVITKRSIQTVNNNTVERIKKLLIKGALQAEHDFLPSLDAVLNISEITPNTDNNFLLYERKESKNRMEIGSKSVSLVIGPEGGFEEDEIELLSDKGFVPVSPIKGVLKAETAALLFAGYAKILIDTF; from the coding sequence ATGATTGAAAAATTGAAAAGATTCTACATAGACAAAGATCTAACAGATGAGATTGAGATTGATGAGGATATGTATCACCACATAAAAAATGTTTTGCGAACCAAGATAGGCGATAAATTTATTTTTATAAATGACAGTGAAGTTGGGGAGTATCAATTCTATTTTGGGATGAAGAGATCTGGCATTTTTACATTAAACAATAAAAAGTCACATGAAATTCTTGATTACAAATTAAACGTTTACTTGGGGATTTTGCAGAGGGAATACTTTGATACAGTTATGGAAAAATTGGGGGAGATTGGTGTCACAAATGTGATTCCTGTTATCACTAAGAGAAGTATTCAAACGGTAAACAACAATACTGTTGAGAGGATCAAAAAACTTCTCATTAAAGGTGCTCTACAAGCTGAGCATGATTTTTTGCCATCTCTGGATGCAGTTTTAAACATCTCTGAAATAACCCCTAATACAGATAATAATTTTCTGTTATATGAGAGGAAGGAAAGTAAAAACAGGATGGAGATTGGATCCAAATCGGTAAGTCTTGTTATTGGTCCTGAGGGTGGTTTTGAAGAAGACGAGATAGAATTACTTTCAGATAAAGGTTTTGTGCCAGTATCACCTATTAAGGGGGTCTTGAAGGCAGAAACCGCAGCTTTACTTTTTGCGGGGTATGCAAAAATTTTAATAGATACTTTTTGA
- the rsfS gene encoding ribosome silencing factor: MIEEVLRKIKEKLLEKMAENVVIYKIKEVSSIADYLIICTGNSDTHIKSLADYAEEVCKEQNLTKLKDEGYGISRWVCIDFGSILIHIMGKQEREYYKLESIWGACDKVEV, from the coding sequence ATGATAGAAGAGGTTTTGAGAAAGATAAAAGAGAAACTCTTGGAAAAGATGGCGGAAAATGTCGTCATTTACAAAATTAAGGAGGTGTCCTCCATTGCCGATTATCTGATAATCTGTACAGGAAACTCAGACACCCATATAAAATCACTTGCGGATTATGCTGAAGAGGTCTGCAAAGAGCAGAATCTTACCAAATTGAAAGATGAAGGGTATGGGATATCAAGGTGGGTGTGTATCGATTTTGGAAGTATTTTGATACATATAATGGGTAAACAGGAAAGGGAGTATTATAAACTTGAGTCGATCTGGGGAGCTTGTGATAAGGTAGAGGTTTGA
- a CDS encoding glycosyltransferase family 4 protein, whose translation MKVAFVLHSHKLGGAEKHLLTLAQLLKKENHEVVFLGPKDSWLSEQLNIVGVEQHHIPMHGFYDIFSFVRIIKVLKRFKPEIIHGHLTRGAFYAGLASRYLKIPSVATAHSTNTWKHFQYVDKIICVSNAVKNFLLQKGYDKNKLRVIYNGVIEPLVTVEDRLRLRKELCIDKDEVLFGMISRIIHEKGHDIALEAFDEIGRRGKLIFVGDFNTEFGQVVKDKISKMGLSENVFIVGQQDNVYPYLAMIDIFLAPSRREAMPLAILEALGAGLPVVGANTGGIPEAVEHGVNGFVFQSDNAKEMARYMKQLYDDHHLREQMGMNAKKSFNDRFSADIMYKSILKLYHELKN comes from the coding sequence TTGAAAGTTGCTTTCGTTTTACACAGCCATAAGCTTGGTGGTGCTGAGAAACACCTTTTAACATTAGCCCAGTTGCTTAAAAAAGAAAACCATGAAGTTGTTTTTTTGGGCCCAAAAGACTCCTGGTTGTCAGAGCAATTAAACATCGTTGGAGTAGAGCAGCACCATATACCGATGCATGGGTTTTATGATATATTTTCATTCGTTAGGATTATTAAAGTCTTAAAGAGATTTAAGCCTGAAATAATACATGGACACCTCACAAGAGGTGCTTTTTATGCCGGGCTTGCTTCTAGATACTTAAAAATTCCTTCCGTAGCCACCGCCCATTCCACCAATACATGGAAACATTTTCAGTATGTTGATAAAATAATATGCGTATCAAATGCTGTAAAAAATTTTTTATTGCAGAAAGGTTATGATAAAAATAAGTTAAGAGTCATCTATAATGGGGTAATTGAGCCTCTTGTGACTGTTGAAGATAGATTAAGATTGAGAAAAGAGTTGTGTATAGATAAGGATGAGGTATTGTTTGGTATGATTTCTCGTATAATACATGAGAAGGGGCATGATATAGCTCTGGAGGCTTTTGATGAAATTGGTAGAAGGGGCAAATTGATATTTGTGGGGGATTTTAACACTGAGTTTGGGCAGGTGGTAAAAGATAAGATTAGTAAAATGGGGCTTTCTGAAAATGTTTTTATTGTTGGACAGCAGGATAATGTGTATCCTTATCTAGCAATGATAGATATTTTTCTAGCTCCATCCAGAAGGGAAGCGATGCCACTTGCAATATTGGAGGCTCTAGGGGCTGGATTACCTGTGGTTGGAGCGAACACTGGTGGTATTCCGGAGGCAGTTGAGCATGGAGTAAATGGCTTTGTTTTCCAAAGTGACAATGCTAAAGAGATGGCACGATATATGAAACAACTTTATGATGATCATCACTTAAGAGAACAGATGGGGATGAATGCAAAGAAAAGTTTTAATGACAGATTTAGTGCTGATATCATGTATAAAAGTATTTTAAAACTTTACCATGAGTTAAAGAATTAA
- a CDS encoding nucleoside deaminase, whose translation MKKTIQVAKRALKYDDVPIGAIVVMDGKIIASGYNRKKTTKNPLDHAEIIAMKKAARKIGDWRLNNCVLYSTLEPCIMCAGAILHYRIKRVVFGTLEPKFGGVVSNDRIFDIKTLNHRVEYEFGFFEEEIKGMMRDFFKKVRGKMC comes from the coding sequence ATGAAAAAAACTATCCAGGTGGCCAAAAGGGCATTGAAATATGATGATGTCCCAATAGGGGCTATTGTCGTTATGGATGGTAAAATTATAGCCTCCGGCTACAACAGGAAAAAAACTACTAAAAATCCCCTGGATCATGCTGAGATTATAGCTATGAAAAAAGCTGCCAGAAAGATTGGAGATTGGCGCTTAAATAATTGCGTCCTATATTCCACGCTGGAGCCATGTATAATGTGTGCCGGTGCTATACTCCACTATAGAATAAAAAGGGTTGTATTTGGTACTCTTGAGCCGAAGTTTGGAGGGGTGGTATCCAATGATAGAATCTTTGATATTAAAACTTTAAATCATAGGGTTGAGTATGAATTTGGGTTTTTTGAGGAGGAGATAAAAGGGATGATGAGGGATTTTTTTAAAAAGGTAAGAGGGAAAATGTGTTAA
- a CDS encoding succinate dehydrogenase iron-sulfur subunit — protein sequence MSTNKFVTFEIFRYDPEKDKEPYYQTYKVEIRRSGMLLLEGLNQVKWELDPTLSFRRSCREGVCGSDGLNVNGVNMLSCMTKIEDLGTDHIVIQPLPGMKVIRDLVTDVDDFFQKFITVKPYLIRKSPAPDKEFYQSPEDRKLLDGLYECILCGCCSSSCPSYWADEKYLGPNAFLRAYRYLIDSRDEGAEDRLPILNDKHGVWRCHTIYNCVEACPKQLNPTKAIVGIRRMLLERGY from the coding sequence ATGAGTACAAATAAATTTGTAACATTTGAAATTTTTAGATACGACCCTGAAAAAGATAAAGAACCCTATTATCAAACATACAAAGTGGAAATCAGAAGATCTGGTATGCTCTTATTAGAAGGACTCAACCAGGTTAAATGGGAGCTTGACCCAACTCTGAGTTTTAGAAGATCCTGCCGTGAGGGTGTTTGTGGATCTGATGGCTTAAACGTAAATGGTGTTAATATGCTCTCCTGTATGACAAAAATAGAGGATCTTGGGACTGACCATATCGTAATCCAGCCTCTACCTGGTATGAAGGTTATAAGGGACCTCGTGACAGATGTGGATGATTTCTTCCAGAAGTTCATCACGGTAAAACCATATCTTATCAGGAAAAGCCCAGCTCCAGATAAAGAGTTTTATCAGTCACCTGAAGACAGAAAGCTTCTGGATGGTCTTTATGAATGTATCCTGTGCGGGTGCTGTTCTTCTTCATGTCCATCTTATTGGGCTGATGAGAAATATTTGGGGCCAAATGCATTTTTGAGGGCATACAGATATCTTATTGACTCAAGAGATGAAGGTGCTGAGGATAGACTTCCAATTCTTAATGACAAACATGGGGTATGGAGATGCCATACTATATATAACTGTGTTGAGGCATGTCCAAAACAGCTCAACCCCACAAAGGCTATTGTTGGTATCAGAAGAATGCTCCTCGAAAGAGGATACTAA
- a CDS encoding glutamate-5-semialdehyde dehydrogenase: MELFANVKSSSKQIARLTSSRKNDLLKSIATNLDRFRKDILLANEKDVENARKLNLKSSLIDRLILNDKRIDAMINGVNDIINQDDPVGIVESGSIRPNGLKINKVRVPIGVIGIIYESRPNVTIDAAALCIKSGNAAILRGGKEASFSNIALGDIIKKSLVDIGLDENIVSVIIDPDRSIMDKMLRARGFIDLIIPRGGENLISYVVEHSLIPIVKHDKGVCHVYIDQFADKEMAISIALNSKVSRPGVCNAMETLLVHHAVAEEFLTDMVEIYHSNNVEMVGCERAQLYKYVKPADESDWSTEYLDLKVSIKIVDSISEAIDHINKYGSGHSDAIVTENYSNALIFLDSVDSAAVYVNASTRFTDGGEFGLGAEIGISTQKLHCRGPMGARDLTTTKYQIFGTGQIR, encoded by the coding sequence GTGGAATTGTTTGCAAATGTTAAGAGTTCATCAAAACAGATAGCAAGACTAACTTCTTCCCGAAAAAATGATCTATTAAAAAGTATAGCTACAAACTTAGATAGGTTTAGAAAGGACATACTCCTGGCAAACGAGAAGGATGTGGAAAATGCCAGAAAGCTAAATCTGAAAAGTTCACTAATAGATAGGCTAATCCTTAATGATAAGCGTATAGATGCCATGATAAATGGTGTCAATGATATAATAAATCAGGATGATCCTGTGGGGATTGTGGAGTCTGGGTCCATTAGACCTAATGGACTTAAAATAAATAAAGTAAGAGTTCCCATAGGGGTGATTGGTATAATTTATGAATCGAGACCTAATGTCACCATCGATGCTGCAGCTCTGTGTATTAAATCCGGTAATGCGGCTATATTAAGGGGTGGTAAAGAGGCAAGCTTTTCAAATATCGCTCTTGGTGATATTATAAAAAAATCCCTTGTTGATATAGGCCTTGATGAAAATATTGTATCCGTAATAATAGACCCGGATAGGTCAATAATGGATAAGATGCTGAGAGCCAGAGGATTTATAGATCTTATTATACCAAGGGGAGGGGAAAATCTTATCTCTTATGTGGTGGAGCATTCCCTTATACCTATAGTAAAGCATGACAAAGGTGTATGTCATGTGTACATCGATCAATTTGCAGATAAGGAGATGGCCATAAGTATAGCCCTCAATTCAAAAGTAAGTAGGCCCGGTGTATGTAATGCGATGGAGACCCTTCTGGTGCATCATGCTGTGGCGGAGGAGTTCCTTACCGATATGGTGGAGATATACCACAGTAATAACGTAGAGATGGTTGGCTGTGAAAGAGCGCAATTGTATAAGTATGTCAAACCTGCGGATGAGTCGGATTGGAGTACTGAGTATCTAGATTTGAAGGTTTCTATAAAGATTGTGGATTCTATTTCTGAAGCTATTGATCATATCAATAAATATGGATCAGGACATTCTGATGCTATTGTAACTGAAAATTACAGTAACGCCCTTATCTTTTTGGATTCTGTTGATTCCGCTGCGGTATATGTAAATGCTTCCACCAGATTTACAGATGGGGGGGAATTTGGACTCGGGGCTGAGATCGGTATCAGTACCCAGAAACTACATTGCAGGGGTCCAATGGGGGCAAGAGATCTAACCACAACAAAATATCAAATTTTTGGTACAGGGCAGATAAGGTAA
- a CDS encoding tRNA (cytidine(34)-2'-O)-methyltransferase: protein MTLKVALFEPEIPQNTGNIARLCAGTDVELILIGKLGFSLSDKYLKRAGLDYWEYVTLHKVDTLEQFFSQFPDNIYEYAFLSKFGEKYYTEIPLSDNIITIFGNESSGLPEMIRDRFMDRLYRIPMNDKIRSQNLSNSVAIVLYDILRRNNFGGLF from the coding sequence ATGACTCTTAAGGTTGCTCTTTTCGAACCTGAAATACCTCAAAATACCGGCAATATTGCACGACTATGTGCCGGAACAGATGTTGAATTGATTTTGATTGGTAAGCTTGGTTTTTCACTTTCCGATAAATATTTAAAAAGAGCTGGTCTTGATTATTGGGAGTATGTAACTTTACATAAAGTAGATACTCTTGAACAATTTTTTAGCCAATTTCCGGATAATATTTATGAATATGCTTTTTTAAGTAAATTTGGTGAAAAGTATTATACAGAGATCCCTTTGTCGGATAATATTATCACTATATTTGGAAATGAGTCTTCGGGATTGCCGGAGATGATAAGGGATCGTTTTATGGATAGATTGTATCGTATTCCGATGAACGATAAGATCAGAAGTCAGAATTTATCCAATTCTGTGGCGATTGTGCTTTATGATATACTTAGAAGGAACAATTTTGGGGGGCTTTTTTAG
- the sdhA gene encoding succinate dehydrogenase flavoprotein subunit: MSVKVEYHKYDVVVLGAGGAGLNAAQVASQYVSTAVISEVYPTRSHTISAQGGISAALGNLEEDHWIWHMYDTVKGSDYLADQDACEYMTKLAPQYIIELEHIGVPFSRTAEGKIAQRPFGGHTAEFGKRPVKRACYAADRTGHVMLQTLFEKAVAQKTQFFSEFYALELLTNEGAVNGVLCWDIKNGGFHIFHAKAVVFATGGCCRIFKTNSNAHINTGDGLALALRKGFSWSDAEFIQFHPTGIYLAGNLITEGVRGEGGILLNAQGERFMERYAPTIKDLAPRDIVSRSMVKEVLAGRGVGPNKDHVLLKIDHIGAEAIHEKLPGIHELALVFAGVDCTKEPIPVMPTAHYQNGGIPTNYLTNVIRAVGPNPEEPVPGFFAAGEIASASVHGANRLGTNSLLDLVVFGRTAGEQSAKYAKENNFVPLAENAGQEGIALLQKFLNSNGKNTFGPMYKTLTECMEKYVGVFRTEETMTTAKGILADLKKQLDDYRVNDKSSIYNLELIEALELNNMVLVAQALTEAALMRKESRGGHAREDYPERDDANFHKHTEVTLDGDGNIKIDYRPVRMKPLTVETFPPKPRVY; encoded by the coding sequence ATGTCAGTAAAAGTAGAATATCATAAATATGATGTGGTTGTTTTGGGTGCAGGTGGTGCAGGGCTTAATGCTGCTCAGGTGGCATCTCAGTATGTTAGCACCGCTGTAATCTCTGAGGTGTATCCTACAAGAAGCCACACAATTTCAGCTCAGGGAGGTATCTCTGCAGCTTTGGGTAACCTTGAAGAGGATCATTGGATCTGGCACATGTATGATACTGTTAAAGGTAGTGACTATCTTGCAGATCAGGATGCTTGCGAATATATGACCAAGCTTGCTCCACAATACATAATAGAGCTTGAACACATTGGGGTGCCTTTCAGTAGAACTGCTGAAGGTAAAATAGCCCAGAGGCCTTTTGGTGGTCACACTGCGGAGTTTGGTAAAAGACCTGTAAAAAGGGCATGCTATGCAGCAGATAGGACAGGTCACGTAATGCTGCAGACTCTTTTTGAAAAAGCTGTTGCCCAGAAGACACAATTTTTTAGTGAGTTTTATGCCCTTGAGCTTCTCACAAACGAAGGGGCAGTAAACGGAGTTCTATGCTGGGATATTAAGAATGGTGGTTTCCATATTTTCCACGCCAAAGCCGTAGTATTTGCCACTGGTGGTTGCTGTAGAATATTCAAGACAAACTCAAATGCCCATATCAATACTGGTGATGGTCTGGCATTGGCTCTTAGAAAAGGATTTTCGTGGAGTGATGCAGAATTTATACAGTTCCACCCAACAGGTATCTACCTTGCTGGAAACCTTATCACAGAAGGTGTTAGGGGTGAAGGTGGTATACTTCTTAATGCTCAGGGTGAAAGGTTTATGGAGAGATACGCTCCAACAATTAAAGACCTTGCCCCAAGAGATATCGTATCGAGATCAATGGTGAAAGAGGTTCTTGCAGGTAGAGGTGTGGGACCAAACAAAGATCATGTTCTTTTGAAGATAGATCATATCGGTGCTGAAGCTATTCATGAAAAACTCCCAGGTATTCATGAACTTGCTCTGGTATTTGCGGGTGTGGACTGTACCAAAGAACCTATCCCTGTTATGCCCACAGCTCATTATCAGAATGGCGGGATCCCCACAAATTACCTTACTAATGTTATTAGAGCAGTTGGTCCAAATCCAGAAGAGCCTGTACCTGGCTTCTTTGCTGCAGGTGAAATTGCATCCGCATCAGTTCATGGGGCCAACAGACTTGGTACAAACTCACTTCTTGACCTTGTTGTATTCGGTAGGACGGCAGGTGAGCAGTCTGCTAAGTATGCTAAAGAAAATAATTTTGTTCCTCTTGCTGAAAATGCAGGTCAGGAAGGTATAGCTCTTCTGCAGAAATTCTTGAATTCTAATGGTAAAAATACATTTGGACCTATGTATAAGACACTTACCGAGTGTATGGAGAAATATGTCGGTGTGTTTAGAACAGAAGAAACTATGACTACCGCAAAAGGGATTCTTGCAGATCTGAAGAAACAACTTGATGACTACAGGGTAAATGATAAATCTTCTATATACAACCTTGAACTTATTGAAGCTCTCGAGCTGAATAACATGGTTCTCGTTGCACAGGCTCTCACGGAAGCAGCACTAATGAGGAAAGAATCCAGGGGTGGTCATGCAAGAGAAGATTATCCAGAAAGGGACGATGCGAATTTCCACAAGCATACAGAAGTTACTCTTGATGGTGATGGGAATATTAAGATAGATTATAGACCGGTACGTATGAAACCTCTTACCGTTGAAACATTCCCACCAAAACCAAGAGTATATTAA
- the proB gene encoding glutamate 5-kinase, with product MRKLPKINTVVIKIGSSIIAGKDKIDKDFLSKLASVISEIRADIKNIVIVSSGAVAAGFKLLGFKSKPKDIADKQACAAVGQAKLIQYYEDAFKKYNLIVGQVLLVKDDFSNRKRYLNARTTIKRLLDMGVIPIINENDTVAVHELKYVETFGDNDNLSALVGGLLGADMLLILSDVDGLFDKNPLKYPDATLIKEVKFLNEDILNVAGESVSGVGTGGMKTKLVAARKALDSGCYVGIINGKDPYNVKRFLIGDEIGTFFSHVEDVKDKRKFWIAYAATPKGEIIIDNGAVRAISEMNGSLLPSGILDVSGKFGVGDVVKVVDIYGIEIARGKTRYSSSDVKKIKGVKSDKIDQILGFKIGDEVIHKDDLVLSKRKGV from the coding sequence ATGAGGAAATTACCGAAAATAAATACAGTTGTTATAAAGATAGGTAGCAGTATTATTGCGGGTAAAGATAAGATTGATAAGGATTTTTTATCTAAACTTGCTTCTGTTATATCTGAAATAAGAGCAGATATCAAAAATATAGTGATTGTTTCCTCTGGTGCTGTGGCGGCGGGATTTAAGCTTCTTGGGTTTAAATCTAAACCAAAGGATATTGCTGACAAACAGGCGTGTGCTGCGGTGGGGCAGGCTAAGCTTATTCAATATTACGAGGATGCTTTTAAAAAATACAATCTAATTGTTGGTCAGGTTTTACTTGTTAAAGATGATTTTTCCAACAGAAAAAGGTATCTGAATGCTAGAACTACGATTAAAAGACTTCTTGATATGGGGGTAATTCCAATAATAAACGAAAATGATACTGTTGCTGTACATGAGCTGAAATATGTGGAAACCTTTGGCGATAACGATAACCTATCAGCATTGGTGGGTGGTCTCCTGGGGGCGGATATGCTGCTTATCCTTTCAGATGTGGATGGGCTCTTTGATAAGAATCCGTTGAAATATCCCGATGCAACGCTGATAAAAGAAGTAAAATTTCTAAACGAAGATATTTTAAATGTAGCTGGTGAGTCAGTTTCTGGTGTAGGAACGGGTGGTATGAAAACCAAGCTGGTGGCAGCAAGAAAAGCTCTTGACTCCGGGTGTTATGTGGGGATAATAAATGGTAAAGACCCTTATAATGTAAAAAGATTTTTAATCGGAGATGAAATCGGGACGTTTTTTTCCCATGTGGAGGATGTAAAGGATAAAAGAAAATTTTGGATTGCTTATGCGGCCACCCCAAAAGGTGAAATAATAATTGATAATGGTGCTGTTAGAGCTATTTCTGAGATGAATGGTTCACTATTGCCTTCTGGAATTTTAGATGTTTCAGGAAAGTTTGGGGTGGGGGATGTGGTAAAAGTTGTGGATATATACGGCATTGAAATAGCCAGAGGGAAAACAAGATACTCATCGTCTGATGTTAAAAAGATTAAAGGGGTTAAGAGCGATAAGATAGATCAGATCCTTGGCTTTAAAATAGGTGATGAGGTCATACATAAGGATGATCTTGTATTATCAAAGAGAAAGGGGGTATAG
- a CDS encoding succinate dehydrogenase: protein MIKGYKYNGHSDSGLFEWLLQRVSGVILIVVIAVHFFSMIKSGEWGLKSIVLGPLFAFGIFHTLNGFKMITDDYVKSTIWRAIILAIYWIIGVTAAVLALKVVSGL, encoded by the coding sequence ATGATTAAAGGTTATAAATATAATGGTCATAGCGATTCAGGTTTGTTTGAATGGCTGTTGCAAAGGGTTTCTGGAGTAATTCTTATTGTAGTAATTGCAGTTCACTTCTTTTCTATGATAAAATCTGGTGAGTGGGGACTTAAAAGTATCGTTTTGGGTCCATTATTTGCTTTCGGTATTTTTCATACGTTGAATGGTTTTAAGATGATAACAGATGATTATGTTAAATCAACTATTTGGAGGGCTATAATCCTTGCTATCTACTGGATTATTGGTGTTACAGCAGCTGTTTTGGCTCTCAAAGTAGTTTCTGGTCTATAA
- a CDS encoding polysaccharide deacetylase family protein produces the protein MSQINVLMYHQVGKFKNITTHKATYCDVGRFRSQLGLMKMYGYKSVTLDDIYLYLSGKKEIPEKSVVLTFDDGYENFYEYAFPALQEYGFSAIVYLVAGKIGDKADWLEKDGHFPAQLMSVQQIRELKKYGILFGSHGYDHLRLTQQEYYVAKNDIEKSKKVLEDLLGEEVKHFCYPYGDHNIEIMKITQEAGYLTGVTCERSSITQDIDPLAIPRKAVSFGDSILGFAWKLFFKNKPKRKLLSLYQEEKDSK, from the coding sequence ATGTCTCAAATTAACGTTTTGATGTATCATCAGGTGGGTAAATTTAAAAATATTACCACACATAAAGCTACGTATTGCGATGTGGGTAGATTCAGATCTCAGTTAGGTTTGATGAAAATGTATGGATACAAATCGGTTACCCTTGATGATATATATCTTTATCTTTCTGGTAAGAAAGAAATACCTGAAAAATCTGTTGTTTTGACTTTCGATGATGGGTATGAAAATTTCTATGAGTATGCTTTTCCAGCTTTACAGGAGTATGGATTTAGTGCGATTGTATACCTTGTGGCAGGTAAAATAGGTGATAAGGCAGATTGGCTTGAAAAAGATGGGCATTTTCCAGCTCAATTAATGAGTGTTCAGCAGATTAGAGAACTAAAAAAATATGGGATACTCTTTGGTTCCCATGGATATGATCATCTGAGATTGACCCAGCAGGAGTATTATGTGGCTAAAAACGATATAGAAAAAAGCAAAAAAGTTTTAGAGGATCTTCTTGGTGAAGAGGTGAAACATTTTTGCTACCCATACGGGGATCATAATATCGAGATTATGAAGATCACACAGGAGGCTGGTTATCTCACAGGTGTCACCTGTGAGAGATCTTCTATAACGCAGGATATCGACCCACTTGCCATCCCAAGAAAAGCTGTAAGTTTTGGAGATAGTATACTGGGATTTGCCTGGAAACTATTTTTCAAAAATAAACCCAAAAGAAAATTATTATCTCTGTACCAAGAAGAGAAGGACAGTAAGTGA
- the nadD gene encoding nicotinate-nucleotide adenylyltransferase: MKKIALFGGTFNPVHKGHINLAIEVQSLFNFDKFYFIPSKIPPHKKLPNTSPEERIQMLKLAIEDLDRTVFDISDIEICSSKKSYTYNTLVEFNKIYHNSELFFIVGTDIFATIKTWNKWEELFDLANFVVVNRPNYSMDKMLHTIPVKLLPLVIRFEDFVFGMERKIILTRIKEVPISSTDIRELLSNDEYIDFLPQKVYEYIKNNNLYREV, translated from the coding sequence TTGAAAAAAATAGCTCTCTTTGGAGGTACATTTAATCCTGTTCATAAGGGGCATATAAATCTTGCAATAGAGGTTCAATCTCTATTCAATTTTGATAAATTCTACTTCATCCCCTCTAAAATACCTCCTCATAAAAAATTGCCAAATACTTCACCAGAAGAACGTATACAGATGTTAAAGCTTGCAATTGAAGATCTGGATCGGACTGTTTTTGATATCTCTGATATTGAAATCTGCTCTTCAAAGAAGTCATATACCTATAACACTCTGGTGGAATTTAATAAAATTTATCATAATAGCGAGCTTTTTTTTATAGTGGGCACTGATATCTTTGCCACAATAAAAACATGGAATAAATGGGAAGAACTCTTCGATCTTGCAAATTTTGTGGTGGTCAATAGACCAAATTATTCAATGGATAAGATGTTGCATACTATTCCAGTGAAGCTCTTGCCACTTGTGATTCGTTTTGAAGATTTTGTATTCGGTATGGAAAGAAAGATCATCCTTACCCGTATAAAAGAGGTTCCGATATCGAGTACAGATATTAGAGAATTATTATCCAATGATGAATATATAGATTTTTTGCCCCAAAAGGTATATGAATATATAAAAAATAATAATCTTTATCGGGAGGTTTAA